Part of the Streptomyces sp. RFCAC02 genome is shown below.
GCCGCGGCCGGCGGGGAGGAGGACGACCGGTGAAGACACTGCTCCGGCGCGTCGACCGCGAGAAGCTGGTCCTCGGCCTGGCCGCGCCGCTGCTCGCGATCGTCACGGCCGTGGTCATCACGTCCCTGGTGCTGCTCGCGACGGGCGACGACCCGTTCCGCGCCTACTCGGTGATGGTGGACTTCGGCACCAAGAGCGACAGCCAGGTGTGGATCCTGAACAAGGCGATCCCGTACTACCTGGCCGCCGTGGCGGTCGCCGTCGGCTTCCGGATGAACCTGTTCAACATCGGTGTGGACGGCCAGTACCGCGTCGCCGCGTTCTTCGCGGCCGTGGTCGGCGGGGCGCTGAGCCTGCCGGGGATCGTGCAGATCCCGCTGATCCTGCTCACCGCGATGGTGTGCGGCGGCCTGTGGGCGGGCATCGCGGGCTGGCTGAAGGCGGCGCGCGGCGTCAGCGAGGTCATCACGACCATCATGCTGAACTTCATCGCCGGCTCCCTCATCGGCTACTTCCTGCAGGAGGGGCGGCTCGCCGAGCGCGACGGCAACATCATCCACACCCACGACATCCCCGACTCCAGCTTCTTCTTCCAGATCAGCACGCGCGTCCAGCCGATCAACGGGACGTTCGTCCTCGCGGTCCTCGCCGGTGTCGCGTACTGGCTGCTGCTGAGCAGGACGCGGTTCGGGTTCGACCTGCGGGCGGTGGGCCGCTCGGAGCCGGCCGCCGAGGCGAGCGGCGTCAGTGTGCGGCGCACCGTCGTCACGGCGATGCTGCTGTCCGGCGCGATCGCCGGCCTGGTCGGCATGCCCACGCTGCTCAACCAGTCGGGCAACTACGGCAACGACTTCCCCGAGGGCCTCGGCTTCACGGGCATCGCCATCGCGCTCCTCGGCCGCAACAACGCGGTCGGCATGGGCTTCGCCGCGCTCCTGTGGTGCTTCCTGGAGCGGACCGGCACCCAGCTCGAGTTCGAGGGGTACGCCCAGGAGATCGTCGGCGTGATGCAGGGCGTCATCGTCCTGTCCGTCGTCGTGGCGTACGAGCTGGTGCGCCGCTGGGGCGTACGGCGCCAGCAGCGCATGGTCGGTGAGGAACTGGCCGCGCGGGCGCGCCGCGCCGCGAAGGAACCGAACGACAACCCGGACTCGGCGGAGGTGTCCGCGTGACCACCAACCTCGACACCTCGCCGGCGCCGGCCGCCGGGCGGGCGGGCACCGAGCCCGTGCGCGAGGGGCGCCGCCGGATGACGTACCCCGTCGTCCTGCTGCTGCTCGCGGGCGCGCTGGTGCTGCTTTCGGTCGTCCGGTGGGCGACCGACGAGAACAGCCTGACGGCGACCGCGCAGTGGACGGCGGCGATGACGTTCGCCGTGCCGATCGGGCTCGCGGGCCTGGCCGGTCTGTGGGCCGAGCGCTCCGGCGTCGTGAACATCGGGCTCGAGGGCATGATGATGCTCGGCCTGTTCGCCGCCGGCTGGGCCGGCTGGCAGTGGGGGCCGTGGGTCGCGGTACTCGCCGGGATCGTGGGCGGCGCGCTCGGCGGCCTGGTGCACGCGGTCGCGACGGTGACGTTCGGCGTGGACCACATCGTGTCCGGTGTCGCGATGAACATCCTGGCGCTCGGCGTCGTGCAGTTCATGGCGAAGGAGTGGTTCGGCGCCGAGGGCAGCGAGGCGGCGGCCGCGGGCGGCAACGACAAGCAGTCCCCGCCGATGGAGCGCCTGGAACCGTTCACCGTGCCGGGGATCTCCGACTGGCTGGGCGATCTGGCGGACAAGCGCTGGTTCCTCGTCTCCGACCTCGCGGGCATCCTGCGCGCGGCCGTGCACGAGGTGTCCTGGCTGACGCTGCTCGCGATCGTCCTCTTCGTCGGGTCGTACTGGCTGCTGTGGCGTACGTCCTTCGGGCTGCGGCTGCGTTCCTGCGGCGAGAACCCGCAGGCCACCGAATCCCTCGGCGTGAACGTCTACGCCTACAAGTACGCGGCCCTCGCCGTCTCGGGCGGTCTCGCCGGCCTCGGCGGCGCGTACCTCGCCGTCCTCATCCGCATGTACCAGGACGGGCAGACCGGCGGGCGCGGCTACCTCGGCCTCGCCACCATGATCTTCGGCAACTGGCGGCCCGGCGGCATCGCCACCGGCGCCGGCCTGTTCGGCTTCATGGACGCCCTCCAGACGCGCGGCGGCGGCGGCGTGGTCCACGCGACGCTGCTGCTGTTCGCGGTGGCGCTCCTCGGCCTCTCGGTGTGGTGGTTCACGCGCGGCAAGCGGCTGCAGGCCGGCGTCGGTGTCGTCGTGGCGGCGCTGCTCGGCGTGTGGTTCGGGCTCACGGACGAGATGCCGCTCGAACTGGTCAGCGCCAGCCCGTACCTGACGACGCTGCTGGTCCTCACCCTGTTCGCGCAGCGGCTGCGGCCACCGCGCGCGGTCGGCAAGCCGTTCCGGAGGGGACAGGGCGGATGACCGAGAATCGGGACATGACCGCCGTCGACTGGCCGGCCCTGCGCGCCGCCGCGCGGGACGCCATGTCCCGCGCGTACGCCCCGTACTCCCGCTACCCGGTGGGCGCCGCCGCCCTCGTGGACGACGGCCGCACCGTCTCCGGCTGCAACGTCGAGAACGCCTCGTACGGTCTCGGCCTGTGCGCCGAGTGCGGGCTCGTCTCGGCGCTGCACGCCTCGGGCGGCGGCCGGCTGACGCACTTCACCTGCTGCAACGGCGCGGGCGACCGCATCACCCCGTGCGGCCGGTGCCGCCAGCTCCTGATGGAGCACGGCGGTCCCGGCCTGCTCGTGGACACGGCGGACGGCGTACGGCCCCTGTCCGACCTGCTGCCGGACGCCTGGCACCTGGCGCAGTAGCCACGACCGCACGACCACGGACAGGAACGACGCATGCACACCCCCGACGCCATCTCCGTCATCCGCGCCAAGCGCGACGGCGCCGCCCTCACACCGGAGCAGATCGACTGGGTCGTCGACGCGTACGTCCGCGGCGAGGTCGCCGACGAGCAGATGTCCGCCCTGGCGATGGCGATACTGCTCAACGGCATGGACCGCGCCGAGATCGCCCGCTGGACCGCCGCGATGATCGCCTCGGGCGACCGCATGGACTTCTCGTCGCTGCCGCTGCCCACGGCCGACAAGCACTCGACGGGCGGCATCGGTGACAAGATCACGCTGCCGCTCGCGCCGCTGGTCGCGGCGTGCGGGGCGGCCGTCCCGCAGCTCTCGGGGCGCGGCCTCGGGCACACGGGCGGCACGCTCGACAAGCTGGAGGCCATCCCCGGCTGGCGGGCGCGGCTGTCGGGCGAGGAGATGCTGCGCGTGCTGCGCGAGACGGGCGCGGTGATCTGCGCGGCGGGGGAGGGCCTCGCGCCGGCCGACCGGAAGCTGTACGCGCTGCGCGACGTGACGGGCACCGTGGAGTCGATCCCGCTGATCGCCTCGTCCATCATGTCGAAGAAGATCGCGGAGGGCACGGGCGCGCTGGTCCTCGATGTGAAGACGGGCTCCGGCGCGTTCATGAAGACCGAGGCGGACGCCCGCGAGCTGGCCTCCACGATGGTGGAGATCGGCACGGACAACGGCGTGCGGACGGTCGCGCTCCTGACCGACATGTCGACACCGCTCGGGCTGACGGCGGGCAACGGCCTGGAGGTGCGCGAGTCCGTCGAGGTGCTGGCGGGCGGCGGCCCCGCCGACGTCGTGGAGCTGACGCTCGCCCTGGCCAGGGAGATGCTGGACGCCGCCGGGCTGCCGGACGCCGATCCGGCACGGGCGCTGGCGGACGGTTCGGCGATGGACCGGTGGCGCCGCATGATCGCCGCGCAGGGCGGTGACCCGGACGCGCCGCTGCCCGTGGCCCGGGAGACCCACACGGTGCCGGCGCCGGCGACCGGCGTCCTGTCGGTGCTCGACGCGTACGCCGTGGGGATCGCCGCGTGGCGGCTGGGCGCGGGCCGGGCGCGCAAGGAGGACCCGGTGCAGGCGGCGGCCGGCGTGGAGATGCACGCGAAGCCGGGCGACCGTGTGGTGGCGGGCGAGCCGCTGCTGACGCTGCACACGGACACGCCGGAGCGGTTCCCCGGCGCGCTGGCCGCGCTGGAGGGCGACGCCGTCGTCGTGGACACG
Proteins encoded:
- a CDS encoding ABC transporter permease, with the protein product MKTLLRRVDREKLVLGLAAPLLAIVTAVVITSLVLLATGDDPFRAYSVMVDFGTKSDSQVWILNKAIPYYLAAVAVAVGFRMNLFNIGVDGQYRVAAFFAAVVGGALSLPGIVQIPLILLTAMVCGGLWAGIAGWLKAARGVSEVITTIMLNFIAGSLIGYFLQEGRLAERDGNIIHTHDIPDSSFFFQISTRVQPINGTFVLAVLAGVAYWLLLSRTRFGFDLRAVGRSEPAAEASGVSVRRTVVTAMLLSGAIAGLVGMPTLLNQSGNYGNDFPEGLGFTGIAIALLGRNNAVGMGFAALLWCFLERTGTQLEFEGYAQEIVGVMQGVIVLSVVVAYELVRRWGVRRQQRMVGEELAARARRAAKEPNDNPDSAEVSA
- a CDS encoding cytidine deaminase; amino-acid sequence: MTAVDWPALRAAARDAMSRAYAPYSRYPVGAAALVDDGRTVSGCNVENASYGLGLCAECGLVSALHASGGGRLTHFTCCNGAGDRITPCGRCRQLLMEHGGPGLLVDTADGVRPLSDLLPDAWHLAQ
- a CDS encoding thymidine phosphorylase, with translation MHTPDAISVIRAKRDGAALTPEQIDWVVDAYVRGEVADEQMSALAMAILLNGMDRAEIARWTAAMIASGDRMDFSSLPLPTADKHSTGGIGDKITLPLAPLVAACGAAVPQLSGRGLGHTGGTLDKLEAIPGWRARLSGEEMLRVLRETGAVICAAGEGLAPADRKLYALRDVTGTVESIPLIASSIMSKKIAEGTGALVLDVKTGSGAFMKTEADARELASTMVEIGTDNGVRTVALLTDMSTPLGLTAGNGLEVRESVEVLAGGGPADVVELTLALAREMLDAAGLPDADPARALADGSAMDRWRRMIAAQGGDPDAPLPVARETHTVPAPATGVLSVLDAYAVGIAAWRLGAGRARKEDPVQAAAGVEMHAKPGDRVVAGEPLLTLHTDTPERFPGALAALEGDAVVVDTSGAEPAARRGVIIDRVA
- a CDS encoding ABC transporter permease, with the protein product MREGRRRMTYPVVLLLLAGALVLLSVVRWATDENSLTATAQWTAAMTFAVPIGLAGLAGLWAERSGVVNIGLEGMMMLGLFAAGWAGWQWGPWVAVLAGIVGGALGGLVHAVATVTFGVDHIVSGVAMNILALGVVQFMAKEWFGAEGSEAAAAGGNDKQSPPMERLEPFTVPGISDWLGDLADKRWFLVSDLAGILRAAVHEVSWLTLLAIVLFVGSYWLLWRTSFGLRLRSCGENPQATESLGVNVYAYKYAALAVSGGLAGLGGAYLAVLIRMYQDGQTGGRGYLGLATMIFGNWRPGGIATGAGLFGFMDALQTRGGGGVVHATLLLFAVALLGLSVWWFTRGKRLQAGVGVVVAALLGVWFGLTDEMPLELVSASPYLTTLLVLTLFAQRLRPPRAVGKPFRRGQGG